A stretch of DNA from Micromonospora sp. NBC_01813:
CGGGCCGGCGCGGTGGCGCTGCTGACCGTGGTGGTGCTGGCCGTGGCGGTACTGCCCCGGGCGGTGCCGGCCGGCCGGGTGACCGGCGACGATGCCGGCACCCGGGTGCGGGTGGCGACCGCGAACCTACTGGCCGGGGCCGCGCAACTGCCGGTGCTGCTGGAGCTGCTCCGCCAGGAGCGGGTGGACGTGCTGGCGGTGCAGGAGTTCACCCCGGACGCCGAGGCCGAGCTGGACCGGCTCGGCATCACCGAGCTGCTGCCGTACCGGCGGGCCGACCCCGAGGTCGGCACCACCGGGTCGGCGGTCTACGCCCGCTGGCCGATCACCGACGCCGGCATGCGCCGCAACGAGGGGGGCTTCGGCCAGTCGTACGGGACGGTGCAGGTGCCCGACGTCGGGCCGGTACTGGTCGAGTCGGCCCATCCGATGGCCCCGTTCGCCCTGTACACGCTGCCGCTGTGGCGGGCCGACCTGGCTGCGCAGCCCCGACCGGATCCGGCCGGGCCGCCCCGCGTCCTGGCCGGTGACTTCAACTCGACGCTGGATCACGCGGCGCTGCGCCGGCTGATCGCGACCGGCTACGTCGACGCGGCGGCGGCGACCGGCAAAGGACTCGTCGGCACCTGGGGTCCGTACGACGGCTCGCCGATCCCCCCGGTGACCCTGGACCGGGTGCTGGTCGACGAGCGGATCGGGGTGGAGTCGGTGGTGGTGCGTACGGTGCCGGGCAGCGACCACCGGATGGTCGTCGCCGGGCTGGTGCTGCCGGCACCGTGACCGCGCAGGGCTCAGCCGGCGGCGGCGTGGGCCGCGCTGCGGGCCAGCCCGTAGGTGAGCGCGTCGACCAGAGCCCGCCAGCTCGCCTCGACGACGTTCTCGTGCACCCCGACGGTGGTCCAGTCCCGGGCGTTGCCGTCGACCGTCTCCACCAGCACCCGGGTGATCGCCCCAGTGCCCTGGCTGCCTTCGAGGATCCGCACCTTGTAGTCGGCCAGCTGGAACTCGGCCAGCTCCGGGTAGTGGCTGCGCAGCGCCACCCGCAGCGCCTCGTCGAGGGCGTTGACCGGGCCGTTGCCCTCGGCGGTGGCGATCACCCGCTCGCCGCGTACCCGGACCTTGACGGTGGCCTCGGAGACGACCGCGCCGTCCTCGCGGTGCTCGACCAGCACCCGGTAGGACTCCAGAGTGAACGGACGGGTGGTGACGGTGCCGTTGTCTGCGGCGAGTTCGGAGCGGACCAGCAGCTCGAACGACGCGTCGGCGGCTTCGAAGGACCAGCCGCCGGCCTCCAGTTCCTTGACCCGCTTGGTGACCCGCGACAGAGCGTCCGGATGGCCGGCCAGGTCCACACCGAGCTCACGACTCTTCAGCTCGATGCTGGCCCGGCCGGCCATCTCGGTCACCAGGATCCGCATGTCGTTGCCGACAACCGACGGGTCTACGTGGTTGTACATCAGCGGATCCACTTTGATCGCACTCGCGTGCAGCCCCGCCTTGTGAGCGAAAGCGGCGGCCCCGACGTAGGCCTGGTGGGTGTCGGGGGCGATATTGGCGATCTCGGCGATGGCGTGCGAGACGCGCACCATCTGCCCCAGGCAGCCGTCCGGTAGAACGGGCAGCCCGAGCTTGAGTTGCAGGTTGGCGACGACGGCGAACAGGTCGGCGTTGCCGGGCCGTTCGCCGTAGCCGTTGGCGGTGCCCTGGAAGTGGCGTACGCCGGCTTCGACGGCGGCGATGGTGTTGGCCACCGCGCAGGAGGTGTCGTTCTGGCAGTGGATGCCGAGCCGGTCGGCGCCCAGCCCGGTCCGCCCGACCAGGTCGGTGATGGCCGCGCCGATCTGGGACGGCAGCATGCCGCCGTTGGTGTCGCACATGACGACGATCTCGGCGCCGGCTTCGACGGCGGTGGCGACCACCGACGCGGTGTACGCCGGGTCGTGGCGGAAGCCGTCGAAGAAGTGTTCACAGTCGAGGAAGACCCGCCGGCCCTCGGCGACGAAGTGGGCGACCGTGTCGGCGACCATCGCCAGGTTCTCGGCGCCGGTGGTCCGCAGCGCCCGCTCGACGTGGCGGATGTCGGACTTGGCGACCAGGCAGACGGTCGAGGT
This window harbors:
- the cimA gene encoding citramalate synthase, with amino-acid sequence MTFQVFDTTLRDGAQREGISYSVVDKLAVARLLDDLGVGFIEGGWPGAMPKDTEFFRRARTELDLRHAVLVAFGATRKTGVRVADDPQVRALLDAETSTVCLVAKSDIRHVERALRTTGAENLAMVADTVAHFVAEGRRVFLDCEHFFDGFRHDPAYTASVVATAVEAGAEIVVMCDTNGGMLPSQIGAAITDLVGRTGLGADRLGIHCQNDTSCAVANTIAAVEAGVRHFQGTANGYGERPGNADLFAVVANLQLKLGLPVLPDGCLGQMVRVSHAIAEIANIAPDTHQAYVGAAAFAHKAGLHASAIKVDPLMYNHVDPSVVGNDMRILVTEMAGRASIELKSRELGVDLAGHPDALSRVTKRVKELEAGGWSFEAADASFELLVRSELAADNGTVTTRPFTLESYRVLVEHREDGAVVSEATVKVRVRGERVIATAEGNGPVNALDEALRVALRSHYPELAEFQLADYKVRILEGSQGTGAITRVLVETVDGNARDWTTVGVHENVVEASWRALVDALTYGLARSAAHAAAG
- a CDS encoding endonuclease/exonuclease/phosphatase family protein — translated: MVWLLVVPTTVWAVLRAAGWEYGPSVQLLAFTPYVAAWSVVPLAVAVLTRRWRAGAVALLTVVVLAVAVLPRAVPAGRVTGDDAGTRVRVATANLLAGAAQLPVLLELLRQERVDVLAVQEFTPDAEAELDRLGITELLPYRRADPEVGTTGSAVYARWPITDAGMRRNEGGFGQSYGTVQVPDVGPVLVESAHPMAPFALYTLPLWRADLAAQPRPDPAGPPRVLAGDFNSTLDHAALRRLIATGYVDAAAATGKGLVGTWGPYDGSPIPPVTLDRVLVDERIGVESVVVRTVPGSDHRMVVAGLVLPAP